The genome window CGCATGCCGTTGTTGGCGAGCGTAATCAGGCTCCAGCCCCGGCCGATGGTGTAGTTCCAGGTGCGGCTTTCCTTGAATTCAAACGTGGGACGCAGAATCTGACCGTAGGGAGTGTAGTTGTCCATGAAGTTCGTGGTGTAGAACTTATCACCGCTCACAATCCACTCCATGGCCACAAAAAAGCCTTCTACCGGCGCCTCAATATTGTACTGCGTCAGGTCGATGGTGTACCACTCGCCGCCTTTGGGAGCCGAAACCACAATGTTTTCCGTGAGCAAGTCGGTGTTGGGCGAGTTGTAGTTACCGTCGGCCTTATAAAGACGGACGCGGAAAGGCTCGCGGGGGAAGCCGTTTTCACCGATGTAAAAGGATACTGACCGTACGTTGCCCAGCTTCTTCGCCTTATCGTTCTTCACGAAGAAGGCGTACTGGCTACCCGGCATACCCTGAATCATACCCTCGCCCGGCGTATTTGACTTCGAGCCCAGGTCAAGGTTCTTGATTTTGGCGCTGCTGATTACCTTAACTTCCTTCAGCTCGATGGCGCGCTTAGGAACCTCAATAATCATATCCTGAATCTTGATACCCGGCTTAACCAGAACCGCCTTGTGAAAATAGCCCAGGGCTACTACCACCAGGGAGTCTTGGGGGTTTTTCTCCGGCATGGCTATCTGGAAATAACCGTACTCGTTGGTAAGAGCACCGGTTTGTTCTTCCTTCAGGCCAATAGAGGCGAATGGAATGGGCTCCTTGGTCTTTTCATCGACGACGCGGCCCGAAATTTTGTTCTCCTGAGCAAAACTTAGTGCTGGAAGAAGCAAAGCAAAAAAGAGAAGAGAAAGTACGCGTTGGAGCATATGCAGACAGTATATGATATCCCAAAATTACAATGAATCCGGGCACTAAATGCAAGTGTTCTGAGAATATTTATACCAATGCAATTTGTCTGCGGAATAATTACAAATCAGCCAGTTAGGAAGTAGCATCGGTTTGTGGCGAACTATAATCTGGGAAAAACCTGATTTTGGCCGAAACCTAAAAGGGTGGTACCTTTGTTTGAAGTAAATCTAAATAACCCCACCCGTGTCCAAGCGCCAACCTCTTGCTCCTACGCCGGCCGCGCCTCGCAGCGTGAAAGACCTCCAGCTGGGGGAGAGCGGCACTATTTGTTGCCTGAAAGATCCTGAGATGGCCCTGAAGCTGTTGGAAATGGGCTGCATTCCGGGCACGCAGGTACGACTCAATAGCCGGGCACCATTGGGCTGTCCTATTACGCTGGTGGTGGGAGATATGGCCGATTATACGTTGTCGTTACGGGTAAGTGAGGCGGCAACGATTCTTCTGAAATAACCTCAGTACATGGTAGGCGGGCAATTACTTTCCGGTCGGGCCGGCGTGGGGGTAGCAGGTGCTCCGCTTGACGTGAATGCCTTGCGCCAACCGGGCCCGCTGACGCGCATTGCGCTGGTTGGCAACCCCAATTCCGGCAAATCCTCGCTGTTTAATCAGCTCACCGGCCTCAATCAGAAGGTAGGCAACTTCCCAGGCGTTACGGTGGACCGCAAAACCGGCACCAGCCAGCTTACCTCCCAGCACCGAGCCGAAATCATTGACCTGCCGGGTACTTACTCCCTCTACCCCAAAAGCCTGGATGAAAAGGTAATCACGGACCTTTTCTATGACCAGACCAGCGCGCAGTACCCTGACTTCGTGGTGGTAACGGCCGACGCTAGCAACCTGCGCCGTAATTTGCTGCTGTTCACCCAGCTGGCCGACATGGGCCTACCCACGGTGCTGGCCCTGAACATGATGGACGTGGCCGAGCAGCACGGCGTGCGGATTGATGTGGCTGCCTTACAGGAGGAGTTGGGCGTGCCCATTATCCCAATGAATGCCCGCAAGGGCGTGGGCATTGCCGCGCTCAAGATTGTTATGGCCCAGACGCTGGGCGCCCCCAAGGCCCATTTCTACGAGCCGGAGGAAGAATTGCTGCCCATGATTCGGCAGATTCGCTACTACTTCAATCTGCACAACGATTACCTGGCCCTGCACTACGCCCATCAGTACCGCCACATCAGCTTCCTGACGGCCGACGACCGGGCCTACATTCAGGAGCTGACCGAGCAGTACGGTTTTGAGCCCACAGCCCGGCAGGCCCAGGAAACCATCGACCGGTACCAGCGCATCAACGAGATACTGCTTAACTGCGTGTCGGTTACGCGCACTGAGAAAAACGAGCCCTATAGCAACCGTCTCGACCGAATTCTGACCCATAAGGTCTGGGGCTACCTGATTTTCTTCGGGGTGCTGTTTCTGATGTTTCAGGCCGTTTTTGCTTGGGCCAGCTACCCCATGGAGCTGATTGATCAGGGCGTAGCCTGGATTAATGGGCTTATCCAGAGTAATTTCGATGGGCCGCTAATTAACCTGCTGACGGAAGGCGTGCTGGCGGGCCTGGGCGGCGTGCTAATTTTCATTCCCCAGATTGCGCTACTCTTCGCCTTTATAGCCGTGCTGGAGGAAACCGGCTACATGGCCCGCGTGACCTTTATGATGGACCGGATTATGCGCCGGTTCGGGCTGAACGGTAAAAGCATTGTGCCCCTGATTTCGGGGGTAGCCTGCGCCGTGCCCGCCATTATGAGCGCGCGCACCATTGAAAACCGCAAGGACCGGCTTATTACCATCTTCGTGACGCCTCTTATGTCGTGCTCGGCCCGAATTCCGGTCTATACCGTGCTGATTGGGCTGGTAGTGCCCGACGAGCCGGTGCTGGGTATCTTTAACCTGCGCGGGGTAGCCCTAATGGGGCTATATCTGCTGGGGTTCTTTGCGGCCATTCTCTCGGCCTGGGCCATGAAGCTGCTGCTTAAAACCACGGAGCGGAGCTACTTCATTATGGAGTTTCCGGTGTACCGCTGGCCCCGCTGGAAAAACGTGGGCATTACCATCGTAGAAAAAGTAAAAGCCTTTGTTTTCCAGGCGGGTAAGGTTATTCTGGCCATTTCCATCATGCTCTGGGTGCTGGCCTCTTACGGTCCGGGCGACGCGCTGGAGCGGGCCGAAACCCAGGCTACTACCGAAGGACGGGCGCAAGGACTGAGTCCGGCAGAAATAGAATCCCGGGTAGCTTCTGAAAAGCTGGAAAGCTCCTACGCTGGCATCTTCGGCCACTTTATCGAGCCGGGCATTCGGCCCCTGGGCTTCGACTGGAAGGTTGGTATTTCGCTTATTACCTCGTTTGCCGCCCGGGAAGTGTTCGTGGGCACCATGTCTACTATCTATAGTGTAGGCCAAGACGCCGATCAGCAAACGGTGCAGCAAAAGCTAGCCGCTGAAAAGGATGAAAACGGGCAACCATTTTTTACGCCGGCCCGGGCCTTTTCCCTGCTCGTTTTCTATGTGTTTGCCATGCAGTGCATGAGCACCCTGGCTGCTACTTACCGCGAAACCAAGGGCTGGAAGTGGCCCATCCTGCAGATGCTTTACATGACAGGGCTAGCCTACGTGTCGTCCCTGATTGTGTACCAGGTGTTGAAATAAGCCAGAAAAATAAACGCCACAGGGCCGCTAGACACTTGTCCGGCGGCCCTGTGGCGTTAGTGCCCAATCAGAAATACGGCCGGCTGCTTGTGAATATCGGGCGGTCCGGCCTTTTTCCAGCCCGCTACGGTATCGGTTCGCACCAGCTCGTTTGCAGCCGTGAGGCTGGCCGCCACGCATAGGCGGGTACCGGGGTGTAGGGTCTGGAGTAGGTCTTCGAGCAGGGGCAAGTTGCGGTAGGGAGTCTCGATGAAGAGCTGGGTTTGCTGCTGCTGTAGTGCCTGCTGCTCCAACTTTTTAATAGCCGCTACGCGCTTAGCCCGTTCAATGGGCAGGTAGCCGTGGAAAGCAAAGCTCTGGCCATTCATGCCCGAGGCCATCAGGGCCAGCAGTAGGGAGGAAGGGCCTACCAAAGGTACTACCCGAATCCCGAGTTGGTGGGCCCGGCGGGCCAGTTCGGCGCCGGGATCCGCAATGCCGGGGCAGCCAGCCTCGGAAATGACGCCGGCATCTTGGCCGGCCGCAACCGGGGCCAGGGCCGCCTGAATCTGAGCCTCGGTGCTGTCTTTGTCAATGACGCTGATGCGCAGCTCCTCAATGACTTGCTGTGGGGCTACGCCTTTGATAAAGCGCCGGGCTGTACGGGCATTCTCCACCAGAAAGTAGGATAGCCCGGCCACCTGGGTAGCTACTTGCGGGGGCAGGACCTGGGTGGCTGTGTCTTCAGCCAGCACGGTCGGAATAAGGTAGAGGGTGCCTTTCACAATTCGGCTAGCAATTACTGTTCAATAAAGGCCTTCACCAGCCCAAATACTTCCTCGGGCTTTTCGGCGTGCACCCAGTGGCCTGCGTCTACCACGGTTTCTACTTGGGAGTTCGGGAATAGCACCGGAATACTGTAGAGCTTGTCTTCCGTCGTAACGTAGTCTGATTTGCCGCCGCGGATAAACAGAGTAGGTTTCAGGAAGGGCTGCTCAGCGGTTATTTCGGCGCCGATGTCTTCCATTTCTGCAGTCAGGGCCTCCAGGTTAGGGCGCCAGGCAAAAGAGTTGTCCTCGCGGCGGTACAGGTTTTTCAGCAGAAACTGGCGCACATCTACCTGCCGGATGTAACGGGCCAGGGCTTCGTCGGCCTGCTGTCGGTTTTCCAGAGCAGCTAGTGGCACCGCGTGCAGACCAGCCAGAATATCGTCCTGGTGGCGCATGTCGGAAAAGCGCGGGGCAATGTCAACTACCACCAGTTTGCCTAGGCGGGCGGGGTAGTCGAGGGCGAAGCGCATGGCCACTTTGCCACCCATGCTGTGGCCCATCAGGGTCGTGTCGGGGCCGAGCTGAAGCTGATCAAACAGGCCCAGAACGTCCTCGCTCATCAGCGCATAGGTGTGTTCCGGGGCGTGCGGGGAGCGGCCGTGGTTGCGCAAATCCACTACAATAACGCGGTGACCCGCCTCGGCCCAGCGCCGGGCTAGGGTTTGCCAGTTGTCGAGGGTGCCAAACAGACCGTGCAGAATTACCAGTGGGGCGCCCTGCCCCATTTCGCGGAAGTGAAGTTGCAGCATAACCCTGCAAAGATGGGGACTTTGGCAGTAGCAACGGCCCGTCGTCAGCCTCAGGCCCGGGCGGCAGGTAGAGTAATGGCCACGGTAGTTCCCTGGCCCAGCACGCTTTTAATATCGAGGCTACCGCCCTGGCGGTGCATGAAGGCTCGGCAGAGCAGCAGGCCCAGTCCCGTACCGGAACGAGGGCCACGCATAGGGTGGTTGGTGGGGCCGGCGTCCGTAAGCAGGGCCGTGACCTGGCGCTGGTCCATGCCAGCGCCCGTGTCGGTTACGCTTAGCCGCACCCCGGAACCGGGCAACGCTTCCGCCCCGAGCTGAATGGTGCCGCCACTGGGGGTAA of Hymenobacter sublimis contains these proteins:
- the feoB gene encoding ferrous iron transport protein B — translated: MVGGQLLSGRAGVGVAGAPLDVNALRQPGPLTRIALVGNPNSGKSSLFNQLTGLNQKVGNFPGVTVDRKTGTSQLTSQHRAEIIDLPGTYSLYPKSLDEKVITDLFYDQTSAQYPDFVVVTADASNLRRNLLLFTQLADMGLPTVLALNMMDVAEQHGVRIDVAALQEELGVPIIPMNARKGVGIAALKIVMAQTLGAPKAHFYEPEEELLPMIRQIRYYFNLHNDYLALHYAHQYRHISFLTADDRAYIQELTEQYGFEPTARQAQETIDRYQRINEILLNCVSVTRTEKNEPYSNRLDRILTHKVWGYLIFFGVLFLMFQAVFAWASYPMELIDQGVAWINGLIQSNFDGPLINLLTEGVLAGLGGVLIFIPQIALLFAFIAVLEETGYMARVTFMMDRIMRRFGLNGKSIVPLISGVACAVPAIMSARTIENRKDRLITIFVTPLMSCSARIPVYTVLIGLVVPDEPVLGIFNLRGVALMGLYLLGFFAAILSAWAMKLLLKTTERSYFIMEFPVYRWPRWKNVGITIVEKVKAFVFQAGKVILAISIMLWVLASYGPGDALERAETQATTEGRAQGLSPAEIESRVASEKLESSYAGIFGHFIEPGIRPLGFDWKVGISLITSFAAREVFVGTMSTIYSVGQDADQQTVQQKLAAEKDENGQPFFTPARAFSLLVFYVFAMQCMSTLAATYRETKGWKWPILQMLYMTGLAYVSSLIVYQVLK
- a CDS encoding SAM-dependent methyltransferase, whose amino-acid sequence is MKGTLYLIPTVLAEDTATQVLPPQVATQVAGLSYFLVENARTARRFIKGVAPQQVIEELRISVIDKDSTEAQIQAALAPVAAGQDAGVISEAGCPGIADPGAELARRAHQLGIRVVPLVGPSSLLLALMASGMNGQSFAFHGYLPIERAKRVAAIKKLEQQALQQQQTQLFIETPYRNLPLLEDLLQTLHPGTRLCVAASLTAANELVRTDTVAGWKKAGPPDIHKQPAVFLIGH
- a CDS encoding carboxypeptidase-like regulatory domain-containing protein, yielding MLLPALSFAQENKISGRVVDEKTKEPIPFASIGLKEEQTGALTNEYGYFQIAMPEKNPQDSLVVVALGYFHKAVLVKPGIKIQDMIIEVPKRAIELKEVKVISSAKIKNLDLGSKSNTPGEGMIQGMPGSQYAFFVKNDKAKKLGNVRSVSFYIGENGFPREPFRVRLYKADGNYNSPNTDLLTENIVVSAPKGGEWYTIDLTQYNIEAPVEGFFVAMEWIVSGDKFYTTNFMDNYTPYGQILRPTFEFKESRTWNYTIGRGWSLITLANNGMRYNAMIRAEVDQIKD
- a CDS encoding alpha/beta fold hydrolase, which encodes MLQLHFREMGQGAPLVILHGLFGTLDNWQTLARRWAEAGHRVIVVDLRNHGRSPHAPEHTYALMSEDVLGLFDQLQLGPDTTLMGHSMGGKVAMRFALDYPARLGKLVVVDIAPRFSDMRHQDDILAGLHAVPLAALENRQQADEALARYIRQVDVRQFLLKNLYRREDNSFAWRPNLEALTAEMEDIGAEITAEQPFLKPTLFIRGGKSDYVTTEDKLYSIPVLFPNSQVETVVDAGHWVHAEKPEEVFGLVKAFIEQ
- a CDS encoding FeoA family protein, which translates into the protein MSKRQPLAPTPAAPRSVKDLQLGESGTICCLKDPEMALKLLEMGCIPGTQVRLNSRAPLGCPITLVVGDMADYTLSLRVSEAATILLK